TGATATGATCTTTCGATACCTGAAACACCTCGATTTTAAAGTTCGCTACGTACGAAATATCACTGATGCAGGACATCTGGAAGACGATGCGGATGAAGGCGAAGACAAGATTGCTAAAAAGGCCCGACTCGAGCAAATAGAGCCCATGGAAGTGGTTCAGAGGTATACGGTGGACTTCCATACTATTCTTCAAAAATTTAATTTTCTGCCTCCTAGTATAGAGCCTACGGCCACCGGGCATATTATTGAACAGATCGAGATCATCAAGGAAATCCTGGAAAACGGCTTTGCTTACGAGATCAACGGTTCTGTTTATTTCGATGTCGTAAAATTTAATAAAACCCATCAATACGGCAAGCTGAGCGGACGCAAGCTGGAAGACATGATCAGCAACACCCGTGAGCTCACCGCTCAGGACGAAAAGCGAAATCCTCAGGATTTTGCCCTCTGGAAAAAGGCAGAACCTCAGCATATCATGAGATGGCCCTCACCCTGGGGCGATGGTTTTCCAGGATGGCACCTGGAGTGTACGGCGATGAGTACAAAGTATTTAGGGGAAACTTTTGATATTCACGGAGGGGGATGGACTTGAAATTTCCTCATCACGAATGCGAGATTGCCCAATCAGAAGCCTCCCATGGTAACTCTCCGGTTAAGTACTGGATGCATGCGAATATGCTGACCATGAATGGGAAAAAGATGGCGAAATCTACCGGTAATAATATTTTACCCAATGAGATATTTTCGGGAGAAAACGATATTCTCAGCAAACCATTTGCCCCATCCGTAGTCCGTTTTTTTATGATGCAGGCGCATTACACCAGCATACTCGATCTCAGTAATGAAGCCTTACTGGCTTCCGAGAAAGGCTACCACAGGCTTATGGATGCCTTAAAACTGATCGATGGATTAACCGCTTCGAAAACTTCAAGCATAGACCTGGCTCCCTGGAAACAGCGTTGCTACGATGCCATGAATGATGATTTTAATACTCCGGTATTGATCGCGGTCTTATTTGAGGGGGTGAAATTTATCAATCAGATCAGGGAAGGGAAAGAACAAATTTCTGAGGCCGATCTCAAGCTCCTTTCAGAAACGATGAATGATTTTGTCTTTGAGGTCCTTGGACTTGAATCTCCTGCTCAGCTCAACGCATCTTCTGACAAAATTGGCGGGGTAGTTTCCCTGCTTATCCAATTGCGAAACGAGGCCAGAGCCAATAAAGACTTTGCCACCTCTGACAAGATAAGGGACGAACTAGCGGCCCTGGGGATACAACTCATGGATGGGAAGGAAGGAACTACCTTCAGTATCGTATGAAAAAAATCCTGATAGCCCCTTTTGTATTCCTGGTACGAGGGTACCAACTATTGATCTCACCCTATTTGCCTTCTACTTGCAGATACTCCCCTACCTGTTCGCAGTATACGCTTGAAGCCCTGAAGAAGCACGGTTTATTTAAAGGAGGTTGGTTATCCGTAAAGCGAATCTTTAGTTGTAACCCTTGGGGGGGAAGCGGCTACGACCCGGTGCCATAAATTGATTTAACCTTGTTTACTTAGTGTTATTTTTCTTTTAGAAGCAGGATAAATCTGATCTGCTCTCTGTGTATTTGCTTATCTTAGTCGCTTAAAAAATATCCCATGTATTTCTTAGGATTTATCTGGAATCCGGCTGACACCCTCTTTAAGATCGGATTTCTTCAGATCAAATATTACAACTTGTTGTGGATCATAGCCTTCGCCCTTGGGTGGTATATTATGAAAAGGATCTTCCTCAACGAGAAAAAAACGGTACAGGAGCTCGATTCCCTTTTTATCTACACGGTTATCGCCACCATGTTGGGAGCACGCCTGGGTCACGTCTTCTTCTACGACTGGGCGTATTACTCCAACCACCTCCTCGAGATCCTACTTCCCATACGGGAGCGGGCCGGGAGCAGTTTGTTCGGTATTTTCAACGGCTATGAATTTACGGGCTTTACCGGTCTGGCAAGTCATGGCGCTGCCATAGGAATTATCATAGGGATGTATCTGTATACCCGAAAACACAAGGGCTTTAAGATGCTCTGGATCCTTGACCGAGTGGTGATCCCTGTTGCCATAGGCGCCTTTTGTGTTCGCCTTGGTAATTTCTTTAATTCTGAGATCAATGGTAAAATTGTAGAAAAGTCATTTCTTTTCGCAACTAAATTTGTTCGGGACAGCGACGATATGCCTGCATCAGCAGCAATGCGGATCACCAAGGAAAAAACGGTTAATGCAGCTTATAAGGCCCTGGAAAACAACCCTCAGTTTACGGAATACCTCGAAGCCATCCCCTACAGACATCCCGCTCAGCTCTACGAAGGTATATTCTATATTTTTGTCTTTTTGATCCTGTATTTCCTCTATTGGAAAACAGAAAAAAAGAATTCTCCCGGTTATCTTTTTGGGCTGTTTCTGGTATTGCTCTGGACCATCCGCTTTTTTGTGGAGTACGTAAAGAAAAGTCAGGGCGGATTTGAAGAATCCCTCGGCCTTCTTTCCACAGGTCAATGGTTGAGTATTCCATTTATCGCAATCGGACTCTACTTTATGTTTAAACCCAAAAAAGCATAAAAATATCTTCCATGAAAAGACTGACATGCTTGATCACAGCGGTTGTCTTTGCACTGCTCTTTTCCACGGCATGCAAGGACGTACCTAAAAAAGTTGTCAATACTGCCCCCGTAACTTTTACCAGGGAAGGAACACTTTCCATTTTCAGGGCAGAAACTGATTCCCTTTTGGCGCAGGTCGACATTGAGATTGCGGAAACTGATTACGAGACCCAGACCGGGCTCATGTACAGGGAGAGTATGGAAAAGGATCAGGGGATGTTGTTTATCTTCCCTGAAGAGGCCTACCACAGTTTCTATATGAAGAACACCCGATTCCCGCTGGATATCATTTATATTAATAAGGATCTGAAAGTGAGTAGCATCATAGCAAATGCACAACCTCTGGATGAAGAAAGCCTGCCCTCTGAAAATCCAGTGATGTATGTGCTTGAAGTAAATGCGGGATTGGTCGGTATCTGGGAACTCAAACCCGGGGATTACATCGAGTTCGAAAGGCTGTAAGGAGTACATCAAATACAAAAAAAGCCCTGCACTTGGTGAGGGCTTTTTTCTTGTACGCTTTGATCACTAGTTGTCTATGATATCTGCGGTGGCCTTGATATTTTCTTTCAGGCTATCAGCTATATCCTGGTTGCCATCCTCGTCATTAGGAAAGATTTCGATGAGTCCGTCTTGGTTGTCGTCAGTGGCCAGACTGAGGTCGATCACATTGAAAGAGCTGAGAAACTGGTCGATATCAAAAGTCACTGTAAAATTCACGAGACCGTCTACGACCTGCACTCCGGTATTCCGTCCAACATCCAGGTTCTCACTGGTATCGTGCCAGAAAACAAAGGGAGTACCGTTTATGGTTCCTTCAATATAGATAGACTTGTCATAAAGATCCTCAGTGGCTGGTAGATCCTCATCCTTGTGGAACTTAAACCTCAGTTCCTTGTACAATCCGTCAGGGACTAAAGCCGTACCGATGGTTTGGGTTAAGGCGTCCGAACCATCGAGGAGATCGATCTGATAAGGACCCCTGAACTGGATCTCATCGGTATCCAGATTACTGTTCGGGTCATCGTCATTTTTGAATACAACATCCCGGATAGAGATCTTAAAATCGGTAAAGATCACATTTTCATTCTCCTTCCCGGTAATGGTCATGGATTTACCCGAAT
This DNA window, taken from Muriicola soli, encodes the following:
- the lgt gene encoding prolipoprotein diacylglyceryl transferase encodes the protein MYFLGFIWNPADTLFKIGFLQIKYYNLLWIIAFALGWYIMKRIFLNEKKTVQELDSLFIYTVIATMLGARLGHVFFYDWAYYSNHLLEILLPIRERAGSSLFGIFNGYEFTGFTGLASHGAAIGIIIGMYLYTRKHKGFKMLWILDRVVIPVAIGAFCVRLGNFFNSEINGKIVEKSFLFATKFVRDSDDMPASAAMRITKEKTVNAAYKALENNPQFTEYLEAIPYRHPAQLYEGIFYIFVFLILYFLYWKTEKKNSPGYLFGLFLVLLWTIRFFVEYVKKSQGGFEESLGLLSTGQWLSIPFIAIGLYFMFKPKKA
- a CDS encoding DUF192 domain-containing protein, with translation MKRLTCLITAVVFALLFSTACKDVPKKVVNTAPVTFTREGTLSIFRAETDSLLAQVDIEIAETDYETQTGLMYRESMEKDQGMLFIFPEEAYHSFYMKNTRFPLDIIYINKDLKVSSIIANAQPLDEESLPSENPVMYVLEVNAGLVGIWELKPGDYIEFERL
- the yidD gene encoding membrane protein insertion efficiency factor YidD, with product MKKILIAPFVFLVRGYQLLISPYLPSTCRYSPTCSQYTLEALKKHGLFKGGWLSVKRIFSCNPWGGSGYDPVP
- a CDS encoding DUF4382 domain-containing protein — its product is MKSIKNVLMLFMAIGLASCSNESDEGKIQLRIQGLHSSANSGKSMTITGKENENVIFTDFKISIRDVVFKNDDDPNSNLDTDEIQFRGPYQIDLLDGSDALTQTIGTALVPDGLYKELRFKFHKDEDLPATEDLYDKSIYIEGTINGTPFVFWHDTSENLDVGRNTGVQVVDGLVNFTVTFDIDQFLSSFNVIDLSLATDDNQDGLIEIFPNDEDGNQDIADSLKENIKATADIIDN